GCTGGACGACATGATCCACCACGCGCGCGCCGTGCGCCGGGGCATCCGGCGGGCGCTCGTGGTGGTGGACCTCCCCTTCCTCACCTACCAGGTCACCCGCGAAGACGCGATCCGCAACGCCGGCCGCGTCCTCCAGGAGACCGGCGCGGCCGCCGTCAAGCTGGAGGGCGGCTCGCCGGAGGTCGTGGAGACGGTGCGCGCGCTGGTGCGGGTGGGGATCCCCGTGATGGCGCACCTGGGCTTCACCCCCCAGTCCGTCAACGTCATCGGGGGCTCGCGGGTGCAGGGAAGGGAGGAGGGCGGACGGGATCGGCTGATGGCGGAGGCGCGGGCGCTCGAGGACGCCGGCGCCTTCTGCTGCGTCCTGGAGCTGGTCCCCGGCTCGATCGCTTCCGCGGTCACGCAGAGCCTGTCCATCCCCACCATCGGCATCGGCGCCGGGGTCGGGTGCGACGGGCAGGTCCTGGTGCTGCACGACATGCTGGGGCTGAACGAGGACTTCACGCCGCGCTTCCTCCGCC
This genomic stretch from Longimicrobiaceae bacterium harbors:
- the panB gene encoding 3-methyl-2-oxobutanoate hydroxymethyltransferase: MSVQSAGSSRGVTTTSLREMKRRGERIAVLTAYDYLFARLVDEAGTDVVLVGDSLGHVVLGYDSTVPVTLDDMIHHARAVRRGIRRALVVVDLPFLTYQVTREDAIRNAGRVLQETGAAAVKLEGGSPEVVETVRALVRVGIPVMAHLGFTPQSVNVIGGSRVQGREEGGRDRLMAEARALEDAGAFCCVLELVPGSIASAVTQSLSIPTIGIGAGVGCDGQVLVLHDMLGLNEDFTPRFLRRFGELGQATRAALADYVSAVRAGEYPAAEHTFE